The genomic DNA CGAGCAAACCCGAGGAACGTACCTGGCATAACCtggataataaattttcattggaaAACTGCGACGGATTGTTAAAAATACTAGGAGCCACTGTAGCAATCATCTCCAACACTCTTAAAAGTGAAATAGCTAAATCAAAACAAGTAGCACAAATTTTCAATTGTCTAGATTCAATGAAGACTCTTTCAGGTCTCGACGAGACATTGTGAATTTCTTGTACCATTCCAATGAATTCAGAAAAGGCCCAGTTCAATTGATTTAACAaagaatttaaaagtttcgttgtAGCTTGTGGATTCTTTAGTAATACATCCCTCACGTGATTCTGGTACACGGCGGATGGACACGGTTCTAAAAGACAAAGATACCGATTatccaattttttttcaaataattattaaaaacaatgaTTACGTACTTATAGGCTGAGAGATTGATTCTTGTTGAAGCAATTTCGGTCCAACCTTCTTCGACAGATGTGGACTCTTTTCGTAGCGGAAAACAAAGCCGTTACCTTGCCAAAATCTAACTAGAATCCAATTTGATTCAGCCCATGCTCTATTGTCAtacgattttaataaattcgtcACAACTTTTATTCTACTCTCTTCCGGtacattttccaaaatttccaaGGTAAGGGGATTGAACACGAATCCAGCCAACGTCAGAAGCAACGAGCTTTTTGAGTTTGCATTCACTATACGTGGATCCATGAAATGTTCGCAAAGAAATTCAGCTATGTCGAGAAACATTTCTCTATAATTTGGAACTTGTTCGATGGATGCTGTTGGATGCATGTGATTCCTTAGACCAACGCACAGATCGGCCAATGCGTCCAAGTAGAAATCAGGTACAAAGCTAAACATGTTTTCTTCTAGGCTGGCATTTTTCAAAGTTAACTCGACTACTTTTAGAAGCCACGCTATCTGTGATTGTTTTTCTTTTGAGTAAACAGCAGCCCGGATCCATGCCATGTGTCTTGCTTGTTCTGTTAATTTAGTATTGAATACGTTTATTGTTCTTAACAGTTCTTGCTGAATCGATTGAAACATaggatctttcttcttctttgcttTTTCCAACTTTGCTTTTGTATCTTGCATAGCAGTGATATACTCGGACATGCTGTTTCTAAGAATAGCCACCTTTGCCAACTGCTTCTTTGCTACtatgtgataaaataaaattatgctgTCGAGTAGTTCAAGCAAGGAAGTTGTTGGATTTAGGGGGCCTAAGCGAAGCGGACTTCTGTCTTCCCTTGTATATGGAAAGTATCCTACTCTCTCAAAGATCATCGAATTTCCTTGACCCGATGCGTCCGTGCCAGTTACTCGAGAGAACGTTGGGTTAACTATAGGTAAATCCATCAGTCTTGTTCTGTTATGTACATTGGACGAATCTTGAGCCTGATCCATTGCGGTAATTACTTCGTGTTCAGGTCCTAATAATTGTTGCAATTCATTCCTGAACGTTTTATTTAAATGGGACAAGACTCCTCCCAGTCTCTCAGTTCTAGAGTGATCAATCGACGCGTCGTAGAACGCCCTGCCCATTCCAATTTATAAGGAAATGCTATTACGTAAATTAAATACGGCTCAATAATGCTTACAAACATACACAAAGCAACATTTATTGTTGTATCCTTTGTTTGAAGTTAATAAAAAGTACACGCACTAAAGGAActgtaaatgaattaaatggaAGTTTACCTGCAAGGTATATAAACCGGAGATGTTCCCACTTCAGCGTCCCATAAAACTCTGAATGCAACCAGAAGTCGGTGAAAACAACATAACGTGATCGGTAGAGTCTAAAGtatcaattattatttgtaaaagtACTGCCGAAAATTATAATACtaaatttgatcatttttataCTTACCCGACTCGTGTCAAGGTTTTCTTGAACAAAACGTTTTAATTTCCTTAAGAATATTGCTCTGGACGTCGGCTTTTTTTCATTGCCATCGGAATTATTAAGCAGAATCACTAGTAATTCTACTTGCAATGTTTCTACTTCTGCAAAACATAAATTATTAGTACACGAACttgtattaattttgaaagtaCGTATGTTGGTCGTACCAGATATAGCAGTCTTAATTTTCTCACAGGCATTGAAATAACTTGCTTTATTAACCTCGATCGTTGAGTCCGTAGGACTCATTTCCCACCATACGTCTTTAACCACATCGGCAAGACCTCCTTCGTCAAGTGGTTTAACATGCATAAAGTTTGCAAATCTTACTCGATCAAACAGTAAATGTTGCAATAAATATTGACGTGTCGACGAATGTTGACAGATTTTTGTCAACAGATGCAAACTCTTACACTGATCAGGATATTCAAGTAACAAAGAAACGTGTCTGAATGCGGATAACAAATACATAACTGTACTTTCTAAACACACTTTCATTTCGTGTTCTTCAAGAAATGTCCAGAACAAATCTAAACAAGTTAACAACAGAGGAGGATCTGTTTTCGATTCAGAAAGTTGTTGTATAAATGGAACTAAAATATATTCTGCGATATATGGTACAGTAACAAGAGGTCCTATGTGTTTTACAACGGATCTCGTAAGACACATTAAATAGGCCTGAACGCTCATATTCCCGTCACGtaatgtattttcatcgttcaCATTCTGTCTTGCGTTTATCACTTCTGTTATTCTCAGAAACCAGTTAAATAACAGTGTAGCCTGATCTATTTGTTGCTTCGGTGCCGCTTGCAAAGGTTCGTACCCTTCGATAGGATAGCGCATCGGTGTAGAACCGAAATTGGCTGTTAAATTTTCTGTCAGTGCAAGGCTCACTGTGGGAAAATATGCAAAACCAGCACCTGTTGTTATATTTTCAAATGCTCGACCCAAGTTTCTACCATTTCTACAGAAATCAATTGTTCCATTATCCATATCTATTGCACATGCAATAATATCTCCTGGAAGCCATGGCTCTCCATATTTATGCGTAGCTACATTCCATTTTCTAACACGATTTCCATCATACGCATAGGAATTAACAGTGTCTCCTGAAAATACATTTGTTAAAACTGATAAATAATTACatgattgttatttaatttcctCTTACCAACTCCCAATTGCTGATTAAATTCACATTTAGCTGTACTCCAACCAATTTGCATGAGACCTTTAGATCCAAGCTGCAATTCATACATCCACTTTCCCTTATACACTGCTACATTTGCTTTCATTGTACTGAAGTTACTTTGAGAGTTAACGCTAAGTCTATTAGGTGAAATTATAAAAAGCCCTTGGTGTGTTGATATATCAAACTTGACCACATTTGGTCCCAATCGACCAACCCTATTATCTTGGACATTTTCAATTGGAGCATTTTCCCCAAGGGTAGTTTCAATATACtgatttatagaatttaaattaattgatatcctaaaatataaatgtacatttgaataaatattgatttaagGGTAAAAGGTATGAGTTATTAAAAGTACCTTGAATGTTTTAAGCTCTCCTTCTTAGATTTTGTGACAGGACTCTCTAAGGGCACATCGGATCCAAAAATGTTTCTCACAATTTCATTGATCTCCATATCCAAAAGCCTTTATCAATTTCTAGCATTGAAAACATTTATAATGAACAAATTTTAGAATTACAAATGATAGTTTCCTTTGCTGGTCAGTATTCTATTTCGAATGTATGTGATGTATTAATCAACATTGTGTTATTTTTCTAACACTTTTGATTTATCAATCTGCAAACAGTACAATGAATTGAGATAATCGCCGATAGCTACATGCATATATACGTCTTGTTTAAGAAATCAAAAggaatgttaaataataattaaatttaatgaaataatgacATCACAATTATGATGGTCAATACGGTAACTAACAAAAGTATTTTTATCGTTAATAAACATGCACAATCGAGAAATACATCGATATTCCTACCGTTTCTTTAACAATATATAGATATATCAGCTGACATCAGCTGATCAGCAGGTATTTGCAGTAGTTAGGAGTAAGTATAAATATACCTTTTCCTACTCTTCCTCTATACGTTTTCAGGATTTAGTAATACACGGAAAATTACTAAGTTATTTCAAAACGTTTTTCTATATTGCACGAAgcaaaatcaaaaatatttacagaTAACCGATAATATTGAAACTGATTTTATatcttgtatttatttttccacattTTCTATTAGTTTATTGTCACTTTCTGGGATTGGTTCTGAAACATCTTTGAAATGTCATTATAGTTTGCAGGAAAACGAAGTGAATAACTAGGAAATACATGGTTTTCGAAACATTTGAAACACGTGATAAATTAACGTGAAAACTAATACACTTAAACTTCTTTTAAAAAAGAAGTCttcgattttattttcatttaagtttttatttttcgttaacTGACAAAaagagaatttttctttttttaaaattggttaaaaatcaaataaaataccTTGAACAAATGTATAGCATCAAGCAAAGTATCAATTCAATTATCATCGTCATTCTCCTTGAGGTC from Osmia lignaria lignaria isolate PbOS001 chromosome 15, iyOsmLign1, whole genome shotgun sequence includes the following:
- the LOC117600368 gene encoding E3 ubiquitin-protein ligase RNF123 translates to MEINEIVRNIFGSDVPLESPVTKSKKESLKHSRISINLNSINQYIETTLGENAPIENVQDNRVGRLGPNVVKFDISTHQGLFIISPNRLSVNSQSNFSTMKANVAVYKGKWMYELQLGSKGLMQIGWSTAKCEFNQQLGVGDTVNSYAYDGNRVRKWNVATHKYGEPWLPGDIIACAIDMDNGTIDFCRNGRNLGRAFENITTGAGFAYFPTVSLALTENLTANFGSTPMRYPIEGYEPLQAAPKQQIDQATLLFNWFLRITEVINARQNVNDENTLRDGNMSVQAYLMCLTRSVVKHIGPLVTVPYIAEYILVPFIQQLSESKTDPPLLLTCLDLFWTFLEEHEMKVCLESTVMYLLSAFRHVSLLLEYPDQCKSLHLLTKICQHSSTRQYLLQHLLFDRVRFANFMHVKPLDEGGLADVVKDVWWEMSPTDSTIEVNKASYFNACEKIKTAISEVETLQVELLVILLNNSDGNEKKPTSRAIFLRKLKRFVQENLDTSRTLPITLCCFHRLLVAFRVLWDAEVGTSPVYIPCRAFYDASIDHSRTERLGGVLSHLNKTFRNELQQLLGPEHEVITAMDQAQDSSNVHNRTRLMDLPIVNPTFSRVTGTDASGQGNSMIFERVGYFPYTREDRSPLRLGPLNPTTSLLELLDSIILFYHIVAKKQLAKVAILRNSMSEYITAMQDTKAKLEKAKKKKDPMFQSIQQELLRTINVFNTKLTEQARHMAWIRAAVYSKEKQSQIAWLLKVVELTLKNASLEENMFSFVPDFYLDALADLCVGLRNHMHPTASIEQVPNYREMFLDIAEFLCEHFMDPRIVNANSKSSLLLTLAGFVFNPLTLEILENVPEESRIKVVTNLLKSYDNRAWAESNWILVRFWQGNGFVFRYEKSPHLSKKVGPKLLQQESISQPIKPCPSAVYQNHVRDVLLKNPQATTKLLNSLLNQLNWAFSEFIGMVQEIHNVSSRPERVFIESRQLKICATCFDLAISLLRVLEMIATVAPSIFNNPSQFSNENLLSRLCQLLCQVLNRMSSQTSCFQHIVLLEIPDLESVDHFPILAAVAGILLALLDEDMANFKSKGLTEIPKVTQTLLMEPSFQMSSLYFMLGDSKVKTEKNIKPFSFANYPDDVTKEEIKKVKDMIEYLDKCRAILPDSKILSDDDSTCTICYAYPVAATFEPCHHQTCRICIDRHLLNTRECFFCKARIDKVVDLSGNVLHDFSNESALAKQSEELS